The Actinoplanes sp. N902-109 genomic interval CCCATGTTCTGCGGCCCGCAAGCGGCTCTGACGGTGGATGTGCGGGGCGACCAGCACCGGGGTGTGACCGCCGACGACATAGGATTCCGGCTATGACCGACCCCGCGAGCTTCCTGCACCGCTCCCTGCCGGAGGCGGTCTACCTGGAGCTGCGCCGAAAGATCCTCAACAACGAGTACGAGGCGGGTCAGCGCCTGATCGAGGCGCCCCTCGCCGAGGAGCTGGGGGTCAGCCGGTCCACCGTCCGGGAGGCGCTGCGCCAGCTCAACGTCGACGGCCTGGTCGAGATCACGCCCCGCCGGCACAGCGTGGTGACCCGCATGTCGTACGAGGAGATCCGGGATGCCTGCTACGCGCGCTTCGTGCTCGAAGCCGGCGCCGCCCGCCTGCTGACCTTCCACAAAGATCCCATCCTCGACCGGCTGCAGGCGGTGGTGGACCGGATGGCTGCCACCGCCCTCAACGGCGACGTGGCCGCCATGATCGACCTCGACACGGAGTTCCACAGCTGCATCGTCGACGCCGCCGGCAAACACCGCCTGGCCGCCCTTTGGCGCACCCTGGACGCCCA includes:
- a CDS encoding GntR family transcriptional regulator, whose product is MTDPASFLHRSLPEAVYLELRRKILNNEYEAGQRLIEAPLAEELGVSRSTVREALRQLNVDGLVEITPRRHSVVTRMSYEEIRDACYARFVLEAGAARLLTFHKDPILDRLQAVVDRMAATALNGDVAAMIDLDTEFHSCIVDAAGKHRLAALWRTLDAQMGALMRSSIDRQHIGLDEAARRHQQVVDVFRVGTAEDFVQILEEHYLGAVDSMAQAGVLDSAGARKP